A stretch of DNA from Acidobacteriota bacterium:
CGCCCCTTCCGCGTCGAGCCGCCCCGTCGGGTCCGTCAACCTCGCCATCCCGTCCTCCTCCCGCCTCGCGTCGCCCCGGTGCGAACGCACCCGGGCGCTGAGTGCAGGTAACCAGAAAACCCTGGAAATTGCAACCCCCATGCCGCAAACCCCGCGGTAGCGGCGCCCGGCGCTTGCATCCCGGCGGGTGGTCGGCTATGATGGAGGCGAGACCGGAACCGACGGGAGGCCCGCCATGCTGACGTTCGCCGAAGAGATCCTGCTCCTGGCCCTGGACGACACCGAGGGAACGCTCCGGGAACTCCCCGTCCTCTCCCTCGAGAACGCCCTGGGGGCCGCCGTCCTCATGGAACTCGCCTTCCTCGGGCGGATCGACAACGACCAGAAGGTCCTCCGGGTCGTGGACCCCAGCCCCACGGGCGACGCCGTCCTCGACACCGCGCTGGGCGACCTCCGCGCCCTCGGGGAGGACACCCCCATCACCGACGGGCTCGACACCCTCTTCCTGCGGGCGGGGGAGATCCGCACCCGCATCCTCGACCGCCTGGTGCACAAGGGCGTCCTCCGCGTCGTGGACCGCCGGATCCTCTGGGTGTTCGCCGTACGGCGCTACCCCAAGCGGGAGGGAAAGGAAACCCAGGAAGTCCGCGGCCGCCTCCGGGGGCTCCTCCTCTCCGACGAGATCCCGGACCCCCGGGACGCCGCCCTGGTGGCCCTGGTGGACGCCTGCCGGCTGTGGGACACCGTGTTTTCCGAGGCGGAACTCGACCGCGCCGCCGAACGCATCCGGGACGTCGCCCGCATGGACCTGATCGGCCAGGCGACCCTCCAGATGATCCGCCGCCTCGGCCAGATGCTCTTCACACCCCAACCGTTCTGACGCCAGGGGGAAGGCTGTTGGGCTGAAGGCTGTTAGGCTGAAGGCTGTTAGGCTGAAGGCTGTTAGGCTGAAGGTCCGGAGGGTTCACGTCGGGGTCGGGGTCGGTATCGGTATCGGTATCGCTATCGGGGTCGGTATCGGGGTCGGTATCGGTATCGGAATTCGCCATCGCCATCGCCTTTTCCATCGGCAACGTTCTCGCTCCCCCGTTCTCCTGTGGCCGCTCTTCGCCCAGCGACCCCGGCAAAGTCGACAGGAGAATTGGAAAGGACAAAAGGACCCAAAGGACAGCAGGGAAGGAAAACCCCGAATCTCGACCCTCCGCCTTGCCTCCCTGCGCCTTTAATCCCTCGACCCTCCGCCTTGCCTCCCTGTGCCTTTAATCCCCCGACCCTCCGCCTTGCCTCCCTGCGCCTTTAATCCCTCGACCCTCCGCCTTGCCCCCCTGCCGCCTTTAATCCCCCGACCCTCCGCCTTGCCTCCCTGCGCCTTTAATCCCTCGACCCTCCGCCTTGCCCCCTTGCCGTCCTTTAAGTCCCTTAAGTCCTTTTGGTCCTTTCGTCCTTTCGGGCATCATCCGGCGAAGGGCTCCCGGTTCCCCCCGCAAAGAGATTGCGGATCCGGCACCGTTGTGATACTTTCCCCGGATGTTGCCGGAAGCGGCTTCACCAAGCCCGCCGGAAGCTCGAGCACCCCGCGGAACCGCGCATCGGGAGAAACCGGACCATGAACCTATCCACCATCGACTGGCAAGCCCTCCTGCTGGGCTACCCCGTTCTCCTGCTCTCCCTCTCGGTGCACGAGTGCGCCCACGCCTGGACCGCCAACCGCCTCGGCGACCCCACCGCCCGGCTCCTGGGACGGGTGACCCTCAACCCCATCGCCCACATCGACGTCTTCGGGACGGTCCTCTTCCCCATCATCTCCATCCTCACCCACTTCCCCCTGATCGGCTGGGCAAAACCCGTGCCGGTCAACCTGCTCCACCTCAAACGCCCCTCCCGGGACAACATGCTCGTCTCCATCGCCGGGCCGGCGAGCAACCTGTGCCTGGCCGGCTTCTTCTTCGCGGCGTTCGCGGTCTTCCTGAGCGCGGCCCCGGAGGACATGAACCGAGGCATCGCCCAGCCCGTCGCCATCATCCTCTGGCACGGGACCCTGGTCAACCTCCTGCTCATGCTGTTCAACCTGATCCCCATCCACCCCCTCGACGGGAGCCACGTCCTGGAGCACTTCCTGCCCTACGAAGCCCGCCAGATGTACAACCAGGCCCGCCAGTTCGGCTTCATCGCCATCCTGCTGCTGTTCTACCTGGGCCTGACCGGCCTCGTCTTCCGCCCGGTGATCGGCTTCGTCAACAGCCTGATCATGCTTCTCCCCGGGCACGAAAAACTCTTCACCTGGTTGACCTGATGCCGGACCTCGCCCCCGCCCCCCTGCCCCCGCCGGTCGAGGCGGGCCCCGCCGCACCGGGCACCGAAATCGTCATCCACGGCGACCGGAACGAGATCCGGCTTCCCCTCTTCGAGGGGCCCATGGACCTCCTGCTGACCCTGATCCGCAAACAGGAGATCGACATCTACGACATCCCCATCGCCCTCATCACCGAGCAGTACCTGTCCTACCTCGAGGCGATGCAGGAACTCAACATCAACGTGGCGGGGGAGTTCCTGGAGACGGCGGCCACCCTCATCCTCATCAAGTCGAAGATGCTCCTGCCGCCGGACCCCGAGGAGGAAGGCGAGGAGGACGCCGTGGAGGACCCGCGGAAGGAACTGGTGGACCGCCTCCTCGAGTACGAGAAGTTCCAGGAGGCCGCCCAGGAGCTGTACACCCGGCAGGAACTGGAGGCCGGGACCTGGTCCGTCTCGCGCCTCGGCGAGGTGGCGCCCGACGCCGACGAACTGGTCTGCGTCTCCCTCATGGACCTCGTCGGGGCCTTCCGGAGCGTGCTGCAGCGCCTGGAGGAGCGCCGGGTGGTGGAACTCGACCGGGAGGCCGTCACCGTGGCGGAGAAGATCGACCAGATCCGCCAGATCCTCCGGCACCGGAAGACGATCCGGTTCTCCAGCTTCCTCCGGGAGGGCGTCACGCGCCTGCACGTGGTGGTTCTGTTCATCGCCGTGCTGGAGCTGGTCCGGACGAAGGACGTCCTGGTCCGCCAGGAAGGCTTCGACGACGACATCCTCATCATCCGCCGCCAGAAGAGGGTCTCATGAGCGACGCGGCCCTCAAGGCGACCCTGGAAGCGATCCTCTACGTCTCCGAGGAGCCGGTGTCGACGGACCAGCTGGCCGAGGCCTTCCCCCAGACGCCTCGGGAGGCCCTCCAGGCGGCCCTCGACGAACTGGCCGCCGACTTCGGGGCGCCCGACCGGGGGGTGACCCTCCGCCTCGTGGCCGGAGGGTGGCGGCTCTCCACCCGGCTGGAGTACCACGAGCCGGTCCGGCGCTTCCTCAAGTCACGGCCCGGCTTCAAGCTCTCCATGGCGGCCCTCGAGACCCTGGCCATCATCGCCTACAAACAGCCGGTGACGGTCCCCGAGATCATGGCCATCCGGGGCGTGAAGTCGCCGGGGGCCGTCAAGACCCTGCTGGAGAAGAAGCTCATCGCCCCGCGCGGCCGACGGAAGGTGGTGGGCTCCCCCATGCAGTACGGCACCAGCAGGGAATTCCTCCTCCACTTCGGGCTCTCCTCCCTCAAGGACCTTCCCACCTTCGAGGAGTTCGAGGAGATTTTCGGCGACAAGGCCGACCAGATGAAGCAGAAGAGCCTCTTCGACGCCAAACTGGAGGGGATCGCCGCCAGCGGCGACGTTTTCGCCGACGAGGGCCCGGGCGAGGGCCCCGCGGAACCCGGGGGGGGCGACACCCTGTTCTTCCCGGACGAGGGCCCGCTGCTTCCCGGGATGGACGAGCGCTGAAGGGGAGCCGGCCGCTTTCCCCCCGCCGCGGCCCATTTTTCACGGAAAGCGGAACTTTTCCCTTGTTTCCCTGAAGATCCATTTCATATAATTAACGTTTAGAATGCATCGAGGGAGTGTGTCCGCATGGCGCAAATTTCCCACGTCGACAAGGAAATCAAGCTCAAGGTGGTATATTACGGGCCCGCCCTCAGCGGAAAGACCACGAACCTGATCTACATCCACCAGGTCCTCTTCCCCAACCAGAAAGTCAAACTCTTCTCCATCAACACCGGTGACGACCGCACGCTCTTCTTCGACCTCCTCCCCCTGGAGCTGGGCGTCATCAACGGTTACAACGTCAAGATGCAGCTCTTCACGGTCCCCGGCCAGGTCAAGTACAACCAGACCCGGCGGACGGTCCTGGGGAAGGCGGACGGCGTGGTCTTTGTGGCCGACTCCACCCGGAAGATGCAGGACGACAACTGGGAGAGCTTCGAGAACATGCGGGAGAACCTGAAGGCCAACAAGCTGGACTTCAAGACGATCCCCCTGGTCTACCAGTACAACAAGCAGGACCTCGAGGACATCCTGCCCGTCGAGGAGATGGACGGGATCCTCAACGAGCGGTCCGTGCCCTCCTTCGGCGCCATCGCGGTGACCGGGGTGGGGGTCCTCCAGACGCTGAAAGCGGCCATCATGGCGGTGCTCCAGGCCTTCAACCGGGAGTTCCCCGACTTCTCCATCGCCGAGATCGAGGACAAGATCGACCGGAGCTTCGAGGCGGTCCTGGACACCTACCAGCGCAAGATCCGCCCCTCCGGCACCGCCTCCGGCGAGGCGGAGGAACCGCCGGCGGCCAAGCCGTCCGCGACGGGGACGCACAGCGTGAAGGTGCTGGAGCGGCGGGACGACATCTCCCAGGCGCGGCTGCTGGAAAAGGCGGTCGAGACCAACATCGAGATGGTCGAGCTCTACAACGAGCTCAACACCCT
This window harbors:
- the scpB gene encoding SMC-Scp complex subunit ScpB, whose protein sequence is MSDAALKATLEAILYVSEEPVSTDQLAEAFPQTPREALQAALDELAADFGAPDRGVTLRLVAGGWRLSTRLEYHEPVRRFLKSRPGFKLSMAALETLAIIAYKQPVTVPEIMAIRGVKSPGAVKTLLEKKLIAPRGRRKVVGSPMQYGTSREFLLHFGLSSLKDLPTFEEFEEIFGDKADQMKQKSLFDAKLEGIAASGDVFADEGPGEGPAEPGGGDTLFFPDEGPLLPGMDER
- a CDS encoding site-2 protease family protein: MNLSTIDWQALLLGYPVLLLSLSVHECAHAWTANRLGDPTARLLGRVTLNPIAHIDVFGTVLFPIISILTHFPLIGWAKPVPVNLLHLKRPSRDNMLVSIAGPASNLCLAGFFFAAFAVFLSAAPEDMNRGIAQPVAIILWHGTLVNLLLMLFNLIPIHPLDGSHVLEHFLPYEARQMYNQARQFGFIAILLLFYLGLTGLVFRPVIGFVNSLIMLLPGHEKLFTWLT
- a CDS encoding segregation/condensation protein A, with amino-acid sequence MPDLAPAPLPPPVEAGPAAPGTEIVIHGDRNEIRLPLFEGPMDLLLTLIRKQEIDIYDIPIALITEQYLSYLEAMQELNINVAGEFLETAATLILIKSKMLLPPDPEEEGEEDAVEDPRKELVDRLLEYEKFQEAAQELYTRQELEAGTWSVSRLGEVAPDADELVCVSLMDLVGAFRSVLQRLEERRVVELDREAVTVAEKIDQIRQILRHRKTIRFSSFLREGVTRLHVVVLFIAVLELVRTKDVLVRQEGFDDDILIIRRQKRVS
- a CDS encoding GPP34 family phosphoprotein; translation: MLTFAEEILLLALDDTEGTLRELPVLSLENALGAAVLMELAFLGRIDNDQKVLRVVDPSPTGDAVLDTALGDLRALGEDTPITDGLDTLFLRAGEIRTRILDRLVHKGVLRVVDRRILWVFAVRRYPKREGKETQEVRGRLRGLLLSDEIPDPRDAALVALVDACRLWDTVFSEAELDRAAERIRDVARMDLIGQATLQMIRRLGQMLFTPQPF